A window of the Candidatus Omnitrophota bacterium genome harbors these coding sequences:
- a CDS encoding phage tail protein, giving the protein MSRKKWLFAFGALLVAAMMGAWAMESNVAPQEFNPNDPKDYPVLTNITIDIKGISEIGQIFMLEGIENTTSAVYGKTGWDAGDTSYARLVLHGVFDKKIRDWRNGVIDGTVTKRDIWLDLTNSKNQKILRVIFKNAFPVKYSLPPFAIDSTTRYMERLELVYDYFTITSI; this is encoded by the coding sequence ATGTCTAGAAAAAAATGGTTGTTTGCGTTTGGCGCGTTGTTGGTTGCCGCTATGATGGGTGCGTGGGCTATGGAATCGAATGTCGCGCCGCAGGAATTCAATCCCAACGATCCCAAAGATTATCCCGTACTGACGAATATCACGATCGATATTAAGGGCATTTCCGAAATCGGCCAAATTTTCATGTTGGAAGGAATCGAGAATACGACTTCGGCGGTGTACGGCAAAACGGGATGGGATGCCGGCGACACATCGTACGCCCGTTTGGTTTTGCACGGCGTATTCGATAAAAAAATCCGCGATTGGCGCAACGGCGTCATTGATGGAACGGTTACGAAAAGAGATATTTGGTTGGATTTAACCAATTCGAAAAATCAAAAGATCCTTCGCGTTATATTCAAAAACGCTTTTCCCGTTAAATATTCTCTGCCGCCATTCGCCATCGACAGCACGACCCGCTACATGGAACGGCTGGAACTCGTTTACGATTATTTCACGATCACGAGCATCTAA
- a CDS encoding menaquinone biosynthesis decarboxylase, with protein MAYSNLKDFVLRLHREGELVEIDYPVSPRLEITEITDRVCKAGGPALLFTNPDGYDIPVLINAYGSEKRMAMALGVKRLDEIAERIRALTLFKPPQRFAEKVAALFQLKELADCAPRRVNDGRCKELVFKEDASLERLPILTCWPKDGGPYITLPQVYTRDPETGIRNVGLYRVQVFDGKTTGMHWQIHKVGASHFRKHFKKNQRMEAAIALGGDPALLYAASAPLPPNVDELFFTGFLRQAPVDLVRCETVDVEVPADAEIVIEGYIDPLEKRMEGPFGDHTGYYSLAEPYPVFHVTCITMAKDPIYPTTVVGMPPMEDAFIGKATERIFLPLIQMTFPEIVDMNLPIESGFHSLAIVSINKAYPGHAFKTAHAIWGTGLLSLTKTVIVVDAHVNVHDYAEVLWRVGNNVAPQRDSQFVQGPVDALDNSSEAPCFGSKMVIDATRKLPEEGFSRAWPPDIVMTKEVKQKIDSIWEELGLPISLNESKRRTFRITPADEAAD; from the coding sequence ATGGCCTATAGCAATCTTAAAGATTTTGTTCTGCGCTTGCATCGGGAAGGCGAGTTGGTAGAGATCGATTATCCCGTATCGCCTCGGCTGGAAATCACAGAAATCACCGACCGCGTTTGCAAGGCGGGCGGACCGGCGCTGTTGTTTACCAATCCCGACGGCTATGACATTCCAGTTCTCATCAACGCCTACGGTTCGGAAAAGCGCATGGCGATGGCGTTAGGCGTGAAGCGCTTGGACGAAATCGCCGAACGCATCCGCGCCTTGACGCTCTTCAAGCCGCCGCAGCGGTTCGCGGAAAAGGTCGCCGCTCTGTTTCAGCTGAAGGAACTGGCGGATTGCGCTCCCCGGCGGGTAAATGACGGACGCTGCAAGGAACTTGTTTTCAAGGAAGACGCCTCGCTGGAGAGGCTGCCCATTCTCACCTGCTGGCCCAAAGACGGCGGACCGTATATCACGCTGCCGCAAGTGTATACGCGCGATCCGGAGACAGGCATCCGCAACGTCGGCCTCTACCGCGTACAAGTCTTCGACGGCAAAACGACGGGGATGCACTGGCAAATTCACAAAGTTGGCGCGTCCCATTTCCGCAAGCATTTCAAAAAGAACCAGCGCATGGAAGCCGCCATCGCTCTAGGCGGCGATCCGGCGCTGCTCTACGCCGCTTCCGCTCCCTTGCCGCCCAATGTGGACGAACTGTTCTTTACCGGCTTCCTGCGCCAGGCGCCGGTGGATTTGGTTCGCTGCGAGACCGTGGACGTGGAGGTTCCCGCCGATGCGGAAATCGTCATCGAAGGCTATATCGATCCGCTGGAAAAGCGCATGGAAGGGCCATTTGGCGACCATACGGGCTACTATTCCCTCGCCGAACCTTATCCCGTCTTTCACGTTACCTGCATCACAATGGCCAAAGATCCCATTTACCCCACAACTGTTGTGGGGATGCCGCCGATGGAGGACGCCTTCATCGGCAAAGCCACCGAGCGCATTTTCCTGCCGCTCATCCAGATGACTTTTCCCGAAATCGTGGATATGAACCTGCCCATCGAATCGGGCTTCCATAGCCTGGCCATAGTCTCCATCAATAAAGCCTATCCCGGCCATGCTTTTAAAACCGCCCATGCGATATGGGGAACAGGCTTATTATCGTTGACGAAAACGGTGATCGTCGTCGATGCTCACGTCAATGTACACGATTACGCCGAGGTTCTCTGGCGCGTCGGCAACAACGTTGCGCCGCAAAGGGATTCGCAATTCGTTCAAGGGCCGGTGGACGCGCTGGACAATTCCTCGGAAGCCCCTTGCTTCGGTTCGAAAATGGTAATCGACGCCACCCGCAAACTACCGGAAGAGGGATTCTCCCGCGCTTGGCCGCCCGATATCGTAATGACGAAAGAGGTGAAACAGAAAATCGACTCGATTTGGGAGGAACTGGGGCTGCCGATTTCCCTCAACGAATCGAAGCGAAGAACTTTCCGCATCACTCCAGCGGACGAGGCGGCGGATTGA
- a CDS encoding ThuA domain-containing protein, translating to MKLRIVVTALCFLMAAAPSFAAEKPIRVLYLTKSSGFEHSVIHREKGELGLSEKVMLDLAEKNNFALVVTKDAGMINEQQLKCFDVVQWYTTGDLCQPSKDGGAAMSEAGRDAFVKWVKDGGGFAGMHTAADTFQSGGKSIYEPYREIAGGVFLTHKNQEEAKLLVQKHPITSHLDPEWTILDEWYIFTDVTKTLKPLIVLDTKSMKQDEYKQRDPYPIAWLDEIGQGRVFCTAMGHREDVWTNPKFQELIVKGIKWAAKRLD from the coding sequence ATGAAATTACGAATCGTCGTAACCGCCTTATGTTTTCTGATGGCGGCGGCGCCGTCGTTCGCCGCCGAAAAACCGATCCGCGTACTTTACTTGACGAAGTCTTCGGGATTCGAACATTCCGTCATACATCGGGAAAAAGGAGAACTGGGCTTATCGGAAAAAGTCATGCTCGATCTGGCCGAGAAGAACAACTTTGCCCTCGTCGTAACTAAAGACGCAGGCATGATTAACGAGCAACAATTGAAATGCTTCGACGTTGTACAATGGTACACGACGGGCGATCTCTGCCAACCCAGTAAAGACGGCGGCGCGGCGATGTCCGAAGCGGGACGCGACGCCTTTGTTAAGTGGGTGAAGGACGGCGGCGGCTTTGCTGGAATGCACACGGCGGCCGACACTTTCCAAAGCGGCGGCAAATCTATTTACGAACCCTATCGCGAAATCGCTGGCGGCGTATTTCTCACGCATAAAAACCAAGAGGAAGCCAAGCTGCTCGTCCAGAAGCATCCCATTACTTCCCACCTCGATCCCGAATGGACGATTTTAGACGAATGGTACATCTTCACGGATGTAACCAAAACGTTGAAGCCTTTAATTGTCCTCGATACCAAGTCGATGAAACAGGATGAATACAAGCAGCGCGATCCCTATCCCATTGCCTGGCTAGACGAAATCGGCCAGGGCCGCGTTTTCTGTACGGCCATGGGCCACCGCGAAGACGTATGGACCAATCCCAAATTTCAGGAATTGATCGTGAAAGGCATCAAGTGGGCCGCCAAAAGGCTGGATTGA
- a CDS encoding O-acetyl-ADP-ribose deacetylase, which produces MKQVLGQNVLELRQGDIVLETTDAIVNAANRTLLGGGGVDGAIHRAGGPSILEECRRLGGCDTGDAKITTGGNLPARCVIHTVGPIYGQEGKNEPALLASCYRRSLEIAAGNGIKTIAFPSISTGAYGYPVNEAAEIALRTVGRFLEERAEIVYAVFVLYDERTYEAYAKAMKKIWEQ; this is translated from the coding sequence ATGAAGCAAGTCCTTGGTCAAAACGTCCTGGAATTGCGGCAAGGCGATATCGTCCTCGAAACGACGGATGCCATCGTAAATGCCGCTAATCGCACCCTTTTAGGCGGCGGCGGCGTGGACGGAGCCATTCATCGCGCAGGCGGTCCTAGCATTTTAGAAGAATGCCGGCGGCTCGGCGGTTGCGATACGGGCGATGCGAAGATCACCACGGGCGGCAACCTCCCAGCGAGATGCGTCATCCATACGGTAGGACCGATTTACGGCCAGGAAGGTAAAAACGAGCCTGCGCTTCTTGCCAGCTGCTATCGCCGCAGCCTTGAGATCGCCGCCGGAAATGGAATTAAAACCATCGCTTTTCCTTCGATCAGTACGGGCGCTTACGGTTATCCCGTCAATGAAGCAGCCGAAATCGCCTTGCGAACCGTCGGACGCTTCTTGGAGGAACGCGCCGAGATTGTTTACGCCGTTTTCGTTCTGTACGACGAAAGAACTTACGAAGCCTACGCTAAGGCGATGAAAAAAATTTGGGAACAATAA
- a CDS encoding DegT/DnrJ/EryC1/StrS family aminotransferase has translation MDNRPAILGGDIISPHRIPFVRPSLPPLNEISEKIEEALTSGMVTTGPYAEQLGEEMAHYMGVKNAVAVSSCTTGLMLAIQALGLPEGSEVVLPSFTFIASGLGLVWNRLKLRFADVDVLTMNIDPQSAEEAITANTSAILGVHQFGNPAPIEDLQRLADRRGLRLFFDSAHGLGSWRDSKPLGGFGSVEVFSLSPTKLTIAAEGGIVATNDDDIARHVRLGRNYANPGNYDCLFPGINARMSELHAILALSSFKKLGEASQRRNQAVKLYRERLGRIPGLSFQKIAENDRSSYKDFSIVVDETEFGLTQRRLAGALLAEDIQTRIYYSPILHQMTAFRSFADKDADARLKNSLYLESHALSLPLFSDMKDDEVEIVCAAIERIHSHAKAVNFTFSD, from the coding sequence ATGGATAATCGGCCAGCGATTCTTGGCGGGGATATTATTTCTCCCCACAGAATTCCTTTTGTGCGTCCCTCTCTTCCTCCTTTGAACGAAATAAGCGAGAAAATCGAAGAAGCGTTGACCAGCGGCATGGTGACGACAGGGCCGTATGCGGAACAGTTGGGCGAAGAGATGGCCCATTACATGGGCGTGAAAAACGCCGTAGCGGTTTCCAGCTGCACGACGGGTCTTATGCTGGCGATTCAAGCGCTTGGCTTGCCCGAAGGCTCGGAAGTCGTTCTGCCCAGTTTTACGTTCATCGCCTCCGGGCTGGGGCTGGTTTGGAATCGGCTGAAACTTCGTTTTGCGGATGTGGACGTTTTGACCATGAACATCGATCCCCAATCGGCGGAAGAGGCGATTACGGCGAATACGTCCGCCATTTTAGGCGTGCATCAATTCGGCAATCCCGCTCCCATTGAGGATTTGCAGAGGCTTGCGGATCGGCGCGGATTGCGGTTGTTTTTCGATTCGGCGCATGGTTTAGGCTCCTGGCGCGATTCGAAGCCTCTTGGCGGATTCGGATCCGTGGAGGTCTTCAGCCTTTCTCCGACGAAACTCACCATCGCCGCCGAAGGGGGAATCGTCGCGACGAATGACGACGATATCGCTCGCCATGTCCGCCTGGGACGCAATTACGCCAATCCTGGAAACTACGATTGTCTCTTTCCTGGCATCAACGCCCGCATGAGCGAATTGCATGCCATATTGGCTCTTTCCTCCTTCAAAAAATTGGGAGAAGCCTCTCAAAGACGCAATCAAGCGGTGAAATTGTATAGGGAGCGTCTTGGACGGATTCCCGGCCTTTCTTTTCAGAAAATCGCCGAAAACGACCGATCTTCTTATAAGGATTTTTCCATCGTCGTCGATGAAACGGAATTCGGACTTACCCAACGCCGCCTGGCGGGAGCGCTCTTGGCTGAAGACATCCAAACCCGCATCTATTATTCGCCGATCCTGCACCAGATGACGGCCTTTCGCTCCTTTGCGGATAAAGACGCCGATGCGCGTCTGAAGAATTCCCTTTACCTGGAAAGTCACGCGTTGAGTCTTCCGCTTTTTTCCGATATGAAAGACGACGAAGTGGAAATCGTCTGCGCCGCGATCGAGAGGATTCATTCGCACGCCAAAGCGGTTAACTTCACCTTTTCGGATTGA
- a CDS encoding NADH:flavin oxidoreductase: MAAAPHYPRVSRYKTAEAFRTHLQELSIELPLDEKILTAAEGSPLAQPIEIFGRLIGNRWCIHPMEGWDGESNGMPSEHTLRRWRRFGESGAKVIFGGEASAVCHQGRSNPYQLLAVPANKNGFAALLNVLKQQHKQLYGTADDLLIGLQLTHSGRFSKPNSSDRPEPRILFHHPILDKRVGVAPHDDSAIMTDGEIEELIERYADAAKMAYDAGFDFVDLKHCHGYLGHEFLSAHTREGQYGGAFANRTRFLRNLAQRIRAEVPGLHLAVRLSAFDLIPFRPAQDGVGVPEPYEHLLPYRYGFGVDVLNPLQYDLSETFQFLSEMEELGIELANITGGSPYYNPHIQRPALFPPSDGYEPPEDPLTGAARLIQVARIIKAKFPRMKIIGTGYTYLQEFLPHAAQAAVREGWTDMVGIGRMALIYPNLPADCLTRGAVDSKRLCRTFSDCTTAPRHGMISGCYPLDEYYKTMPEAARVKAIKKK, encoded by the coding sequence ATGGCCGCCGCGCCTCATTATCCTAGAGTATCGCGCTACAAAACCGCCGAAGCGTTTCGTACCCATTTGCAGGAATTGAGTATCGAGCTGCCGCTCGACGAAAAAATCCTGACCGCCGCCGAAGGTTCGCCCTTAGCTCAGCCGATAGAAATATTTGGTAGACTCATCGGTAACCGCTGGTGCATTCATCCGATGGAAGGATGGGACGGCGAATCAAACGGAATGCCCTCCGAGCATACCTTGCGCCGCTGGCGGCGTTTCGGCGAGTCGGGAGCGAAAGTGATTTTTGGCGGCGAGGCTTCCGCCGTCTGCCATCAAGGCCGCTCCAATCCCTATCAGCTTCTCGCCGTTCCCGCCAATAAGAACGGATTCGCCGCGCTGCTCAATGTTCTAAAGCAGCAGCATAAACAGTTATATGGAACGGCGGACGATCTGCTGATCGGTTTGCAGTTGACGCATTCGGGACGCTTCAGCAAACCCAATTCCTCAGATCGCCCGGAACCGCGCATTCTATTCCATCACCCTATTTTAGATAAAAGAGTCGGCGTCGCGCCGCATGACGATTCCGCGATCATGACGGATGGCGAAATCGAAGAACTGATCGAACGTTACGCCGATGCGGCGAAGATGGCTTACGATGCCGGCTTCGATTTCGTCGATTTGAAGCATTGTCATGGCTATCTGGGCCACGAGTTTCTCAGCGCCCATACCCGCGAAGGGCAATACGGCGGCGCCTTCGCCAACCGCACTCGCTTTCTGCGAAACTTGGCGCAAAGAATTCGCGCCGAAGTTCCAGGTTTGCATTTGGCCGTGCGTCTGAGCGCCTTCGATCTTATCCCATTCCGGCCAGCGCAGGACGGCGTTGGCGTTCCCGAACCCTACGAACACCTTCTTCCCTACCGTTACGGTTTCGGCGTCGACGTCTTGAATCCTCTACAATACGATCTGTCGGAAACTTTCCAATTTTTATCGGAAATGGAAGAGTTAGGGATCGAATTGGCGAATATTACCGGCGGCAGCCCTTACTATAATCCTCACATCCAGCGCCCGGCGTTGTTTCCGCCATCGGACGGCTATGAACCGCCGGAGGATCCGCTGACCGGCGCGGCGCGATTGATCCAGGTTGCGCGCATAATCAAGGCAAAGTTTCCTCGTATGAAAATTATTGGAACGGGATATACCTACTTGCAGGAATTTTTGCCCCACGCCGCCCAAGCCGCCGTACGCGAGGGATGGACGGATATGGTTGGCATAGGCCGCATGGCGTTGATCTATCCCAATCTGCCCGCCGATTGCCTCACTCGCGGCGCTGTGGACAGCAAGCGCCTCTGCCGCACGTTTTCCGATTGCACCACTGCGCCCCGGCACGGTATGATTTCCGGCTGCTACCCGCTGGACGAGTATTATAAAACCATGCCGGAAGCGGCGAGAGTAAAAGCGATCAAGAAAAAATAA
- a CDS encoding NUDIX domain-containing protein — protein sequence MAAERILVVPRSYLGEFLAFRGFRPASAASPEAWMEAALFLPRPEMETDPSYKQIIPYILLRHEESVFRYRRTKRAGESRLHHLYSIGVGGHINPRDENLFTESHEVLEEAAMRELHEEMEVGTAPSLRHVGFINDDDSEVGQVHLGVVYEALLPNKQVKIRESALSRGEWVEIGRLQDGAEYETWSQFIISDYLLRER from the coding sequence ATGGCGGCGGAAAGAATCCTCGTAGTCCCGCGTTCCTATCTGGGCGAGTTTCTCGCGTTCCGGGGTTTTCGTCCCGCCTCGGCGGCGAGTCCGGAGGCGTGGATGGAAGCGGCGCTCTTCCTGCCGCGCCCGGAAATGGAGACCGATCCTTCTTATAAGCAAATCATCCCTTATATTCTTCTGCGCCATGAGGAAAGCGTATTTCGCTACCGCCGCACCAAGCGGGCGGGCGAAAGCCGATTGCATCATCTCTATTCCATCGGCGTTGGCGGGCATATCAATCCCCGCGACGAAAACCTTTTCACCGAATCTCATGAGGTTTTGGAAGAAGCGGCCATGCGCGAATTGCATGAAGAAATGGAGGTTGGAACCGCGCCATCGCTGCGTCATGTCGGCTTCATCAACGACGACGATTCCGAAGTGGGGCAGGTTCATCTGGGCGTGGTTTACGAAGCCCTGCTGCCCAATAAGCAAGTAAAAATTAGGGAAAGCGCTCTCAGCCGGGGGGAATGGGTGGAGATTGGGCGCTTGCAGGATGGGGCGGAATATGAAACCTGGTCGCAGTTCATCATCAGCGATTATTTGCTGCGGGAGAGATGA
- a CDS encoding transporter substrate-binding domain-containing protein, with translation MTNRITHFSLMTALYAFCFGDLSIGVEIPSASPSPRLQVQGDFNFPPYEFLDDKGEPTGFNIDLIREVAEVMNLDVEIHLGSWNSVREALEKGEIDILAGMFYSPQRDKTVDFSIPHTIVTHAIFIRKDSPPIRTEQELNGKEIVVQRGDIMHDYALEMGFADRLTALESPGDALKQLASGKYDCALVAKFQGLHLAKQYRIKNIVTVGPPLCSREYCFAVKEGDTALLEKLNEGLNILKSTGVYKTIYSKWFSILEPAGISLWKAVEYAAMALIPLLLLLIFVFLWSWSLKIQVRQRTKELELELKERKRTEEALFDEKERLAVTLRSIGDGVIAVDTIKRIVLLNKMAEQFTGWREEEAKGKDIDVVFRIIHEKTRRRGVNPIDSVLDKGSNAGLENHTILIAKDGTERVIADSGSPIKNMAGETIGVVLVFRDVTEERKMEAELFKARKLESIGLLAGGIAHDFNNLLTAILGNLSIAKLDIDSSDRIYKPLSDAEKACLRSQNLTRQLLTFAKGGAPIRKTSSIKELVEDSATFVLSGSNSRCEFSVADDLWTVEVDEGQISQVIQNIVINADQAMPNGGAIRIRLENYSFHSQGKSLSSLMQEGDYVRISVKDNGIGIPQEYLFKIFDPYFTTKQKGSGLGLATAYSIIRKHDGAITVDSKPGDGTEVVVYLPASPQAIIAKETVEGSLYRGEGKILVMDDDASIQDVVRQMLEHLGFETDAADDGKEAVERYKKAYDSGRPFGAVILDLTIPGGMGGKETIEKLREIDPGVRAVVSSGYSNDSIMAEYDRFGFSGVVSKPYKLEELSEVMRRLFQLKNAI, from the coding sequence ATGACTAATCGAATAACTCATTTTTCCCTGATGACGGCATTGTATGCGTTTTGTTTTGGCGATCTCTCAATTGGCGTTGAAATTCCGTCGGCTTCGCCGTCTCCCCGGCTTCAGGTTCAAGGCGATTTTAATTTTCCTCCTTATGAATTTCTTGACGATAAGGGGGAGCCAACGGGTTTCAATATCGATTTAATTCGAGAAGTCGCCGAGGTTATGAACTTGGATGTGGAAATTCATCTTGGTTCTTGGAACAGCGTCCGGGAAGCGTTGGAAAAAGGGGAGATTGATATTCTGGCGGGAATGTTTTATTCCCCACAAAGAGACAAAACGGTTGATTTTTCCATCCCGCATACGATTGTAACCCACGCGATTTTTATTCGAAAAGATTCGCCTCCCATCCGAACGGAACAAGAGTTGAATGGAAAAGAGATCGTCGTACAACGCGGCGATATCATGCATGATTATGCGTTGGAAATGGGATTCGCCGATCGTCTTACCGCTTTGGAATCGCCTGGCGATGCGCTTAAACAGCTGGCGTCCGGGAAATACGATTGCGCCTTAGTAGCGAAATTTCAGGGATTGCATCTAGCCAAGCAATATCGAATTAAAAATATTGTAACCGTAGGTCCTCCTCTTTGTTCGAGGGAGTATTGCTTTGCCGTGAAAGAGGGCGATACGGCCTTATTGGAGAAATTGAACGAGGGATTGAATATCCTCAAATCGACCGGCGTATACAAAACTATTTACAGTAAGTGGTTTTCGATACTGGAACCGGCGGGGATTTCTCTCTGGAAAGCCGTCGAATACGCCGCTATGGCGTTGATTCCCCTCCTCCTTCTTCTCATCTTCGTTTTTCTCTGGTCTTGGTCCTTGAAAATCCAAGTGCGGCAGCGCACGAAAGAATTGGAATTGGAATTGAAGGAACGGAAGCGGACGGAAGAAGCCTTGTTTGATGAAAAGGAACGGCTCGCCGTCACTTTACGGAGCATCGGCGATGGAGTAATCGCCGTCGACACAATAAAGAGAATTGTTTTGCTCAACAAAATGGCTGAACAATTTACGGGATGGCGTGAAGAAGAAGCGAAGGGAAAGGATATCGACGTTGTTTTTCGCATTATTCACGAAAAAACGAGGAGGCGCGGCGTCAATCCCATCGATAGCGTATTGGATAAGGGGAGCAATGCGGGATTGGAGAATCATACAATTCTTATCGCCAAAGATGGAACCGAGCGAGTCATCGCCGACAGCGGCTCTCCGATCAAAAATATGGCGGGAGAAACGATTGGCGTCGTGCTTGTCTTTCGCGACGTTACGGAAGAGAGAAAAATGGAGGCGGAACTATTCAAAGCGCGAAAATTGGAATCCATAGGCCTCCTGGCGGGGGGAATTGCGCATGACTTCAATAATTTGCTTACCGCAATTCTCGGAAACCTATCCATTGCTAAATTAGATATCGATTCCTCTGATAGAATCTATAAACCGTTAAGCGACGCGGAAAAAGCATGCCTTCGCTCCCAAAATTTAACCCGGCAGCTTCTGACTTTCGCCAAAGGCGGCGCGCCTATACGAAAAACATCATCGATCAAGGAACTGGTAGAGGATTCCGCCACTTTCGTTTTGAGCGGTTCGAATTCGCGTTGCGAATTCTCCGTCGCCGATGATTTATGGACGGTGGAAGTGGATGAAGGCCAGATTAGTCAAGTCATTCAAAATATTGTCATCAATGCGGATCAAGCCATGCCGAATGGCGGCGCGATTCGCATTCGGTTGGAGAATTATTCTTTCCACTCCCAAGGCAAATCTTTGTCTTCGCTGATGCAGGAAGGGGATTATGTGAGAATATCCGTAAAAGACAATGGCATCGGTATTCCACAAGAGTATCTCTTTAAAATCTTCGATCCCTATTTCACTACGAAACAAAAAGGGAGTGGTTTGGGTTTAGCCACAGCTTACTCGATTATCCGTAAACATGACGGCGCCATTACCGTCGATTCGAAACCAGGCGATGGAACCGAAGTCGTAGTTTATCTTCCCGCTTCTCCGCAAGCGATTATCGCCAAAGAGACGGTCGAAGGATCGCTCTATCGCGGAGAAGGGAAAATTCTCGTTATGGACGACGATGCATCCATTCAAGATGTCGTAAGGCAAATGTTGGAGCATCTCGGCTTTGAGACGGATGCCGCCGATGATGGAAAAGAAGCGGTGGAAAGGTATAAGAAGGCATATGATTCCGGTCGTCCCTTTGGCGCTGTGATTTTGGATTTGACGATTCCGGGCGGGATGGGAGGGAAGGAAACCATTGAGAAACTGCGGGAAATCGATCCTGGCGTGAGGGCCGTCGTTTCCAGCGGATACTCAAACGATTCCATAATGGCGGAATACGATCGGTTTGGTTTTTCCGGAGTCGTCTCCAAACCGTATAAACTGGAAGAATTGAGCGAAGTCATGCGGCGTTTATTTCAACTGAAAAACGCTATATAG
- a CDS encoding BON domain-containing protein — MKHQRLLAVVIIGLFCIASIGCASTSKKVASDQSLADQIKSQLEAPTGPAGPFKLDIFVKKGVVNLDGELATAADKEKALSIITATPGVKDVKSFAEVK, encoded by the coding sequence ATGAAACATCAACGTCTCTTAGCAGTCGTCATTATCGGTCTTTTCTGCATTGCCTCGATCGGTTGCGCTTCGACTTCGAAGAAGGTCGCCAGCGATCAATCTCTCGCGGATCAGATTAAGAGCCAATTGGAAGCGCCCACAGGACCCGCCGGGCCTTTCAAATTGGACATTTTCGTGAAAAAAGGCGTCGTCAACCTCGATGGCGAACTGGCGACGGCGGCGGATAAAGAAAAAGCCCTGAGCATCATCACCGCCACGCCCGGCGTTAAAGACGTAAAAAGTTTTGCCGAAGTGAAATGA
- a CDS encoding putative quinol monooxygenase: protein MYVVCVTVHVVPGYAEDFIAATMINAKQTRLEPGNVRFDVLRAIDDENRFFLYEVYKSPNDFVAHQQTNHYLLWREAVQDWMAEKRQGVKHVNLYPNDDEWILE from the coding sequence ATGTACGTTGTTTGCGTTACCGTCCATGTTGTTCCTGGCTATGCGGAGGATTTTATCGCCGCCACGATGATCAACGCCAAACAAACCCGGCTTGAACCGGGAAACGTCCGTTTCGACGTTCTTCGGGCGATAGATGACGAAAACCGTTTTTTTCTTTATGAAGTTTATAAATCTCCGAACGATTTCGTTGCGCATCAACAAACCAACCATTACCTCCTTTGGCGGGAAGCCGTCCAGGATTGGATGGCGGAAAAGCGCCAAGGCGTCAAGCATGTCAACCTTTATCCCAACGATGACGAATGGATATTGGAATGA